A genome region from Gigantopelta aegis isolate Gae_Host chromosome 3, Gae_host_genome, whole genome shotgun sequence includes the following:
- the LOC121366211 gene encoding transmembrane protein 187-like has translation MSLLWKAIATVTLFSAVLSLIVFQGVFESAPVDIGSQHYAEVSTFRHILPVWVRMPFNTIVNIGYIIVGAYWCAMTTLASETKLLGDFDVYMFYLFNVMSGFYGGVQLLRILTQKHEFAVLDQWCTLPFFAMVLIWSLNLTYGWKPLRSVGLILLSLASYVFVLWSPIGFEIALAIHIVGAITGAVVCYRKYPNEDSQFYFVMAMLSCAGFVGLKVFDLELPKYANIFKYISGHFLSKIADILQIHFVDGYFQSLIIERIIISRRNKTVKTE, from the coding sequence ATGTCTCTACTGTGGAAGGCGATAGCCACGGTGACCCTCTTCAGTGCTGTCTTGTCACTGATTGTCTTTCAGGGTGTGTTTGAGTCTGCTCCTGTTGACATTGGCTCTCAGCACTATGCAGAAGTGTCCACGTTTCGTCACATCCTTCCTGTGTGGGTCAGAATGCCTTTCAACACCATCGTCAACATCGGCTACATCATCGTCGGGGCGTACTGGTGCGCGATGACAACGCTGGCAAGCGAGACGAAACTGCTTGGCGACTTTGACGTGTACATGTTTTACCTGTTCAACGTGATGAGCGGTTTCTACGGCGGTGTGCAGCTTCTGCGGATTTTAACACAGAAACACGAATTCGCGGTGCTGGACCAGTGGTGCACGCTGCCATTCTTTGCCATGGTTCTCATATGGTCCTTAAATCTGACCTACGGTTGGAAGCCGCTAAGATCGGTCGGTCTGATACTCTTGTCGTTGGCTAGTTACGTGTTCGTATTATGGTCTCCAATAGGATTCGAAATTGCTCTTGCTATCCACATCGTCGGAGCCATTACTGGAGCCGTCGTGTGCTACAGGAAGTATCCAAACGAGGACTCCCAGTTCTATTTTGTCATGGCGATGCTGAGTTGTGCAGGATTTGTTGGACTGAAGGTGTTTGATCTAGAATTACCAAAATATGCCAACATTTTCAAGTACATCTCAGGTCATTTCTTGTCCAAAATAGCAGACATCTTACAGATTCATTTTGTTGATGGTTACTTTCAGTCTTTAATTATTGAGAGGATCATCATCAGTAGGCGAAATAAGACAGTTAAGACAGAATAA